GCCTGACCGCGCTGGGGCAAAAGATGATGGACGAGCTGTGCTGCGAGCGCCTGTCGGCGGCACAGAACGCCACCGTACACTGAGGAGAAGAGCATGAGCGCCCAGTTCGTTTCCCAGACCGTACGCACTGCCACCGGCCACTGGCCGGTGATACTCCCGGCCCTCGGCATCGCCTTGCAGCCGAACGGCAAGCCGCAGCCGTGCCCGACCTGCGGCGGTAAAGACCGCTTCCGCTTCGACAACCAGGACGGGCGCGGCACCTGGTTCTGCAATCAGTGCGGGGCCGGTGACGGCCTCAACCTGGTGGAAAAGGCCCTGTCGCTGTCAGCAAAGGCCGCCGCCGAACAGGTGGCCGCCGTGATGGGGAATAACGCCAGCGCCTTGCCTCCGGCCGCTGAGACCGGCCATGCCTCACAGAAGACCGGCGGGCAAGACAAGGCCGAGGCTCAGCGCAAGGCCGCGCGACAGGCACAGGCTCTGGTAGCTGCTGCTCAACGTCAGACCGGCAACGCCTATCTGAGCGCCAAAGGCTGGCCGGAGGCAGAAGCCCTGACCTTGCAGGGCCAGCCGCTGCGCGTTGGCGGTATCACCTTCCAGCCCGGTGACCTCTTGCTGCCACTGCACAATGCCGGGGGTGAGGTGGTCAACGTGCAGCTGATTAACGCCAGCGGGGACAAACGCATGCTGGCAGGCGGGCAGGTGAAAGCCACCTGCCACACCCTCTGCGGCCCGGACAACGCGGTTATCTGGCTCTCCGAAGGTTATGCCACCGGCCTCACCGTGCACCGCCTGACCGGCGAAACGGTGTGCGTGGCACTGAGCGCCAACAACCTGGCGGCGGTGGCGCAGCAGCTGCGCAGCCACTACCCGGATGCGCGGCTGCTGCTGGCGGCCGATAATGACCGCAGCGGCACCGGGCAGACCCGCGCCGCCGAGGCGGCCACACTCACCGGCGGTATCCCGGCACTGCCGCCCACGGAGGGCGACTGGAACGATATTTACTGCCAGCAAGGCACTGAGGCCACGCGCGCCCAGCTCCAGGCGTTCAGTCAGCCACCGCAGCCGAGCCCGTTCGACACACTGAGCGATGCCGACCTGAAAGCCATGAGCGCCAGCGAGAAAGCCGAGCTGCTGGCCGAGCACTACGGCAACACCCTGGCGGTGCCGCCGGTGGGGGAAGAGCTGTGCCGCTATACGCGCGGCGCCTGGCAGGTGCTGCCACACCGACAGCTGAGCCGGGAGATTGCCGCACTGTTCCAGAAGGTGCGTGCGCCGTTCTCTGCCGCCGGTATCAACAGCATTTTGGATACCCTCAAGCTGATGGTGCCGCAGATGGGTGAGCCTGCCCGCCGGTTGATTGGTTTTCGTAACGGGGTATTCGATACCGTCAGCGGCCAGTTCAGCGCCCACCGGCAAGCGCACTGGCTGCGCACCGTCAACAGCGTGGACTACACGCCACCGCGTGCCGAGGAGAACCTGGCCGACCATGCGCCGCACTTCTGGCAGTGGCTGGCGCGGGCTGCCGGGGGCAATTACGACAAGCAAGAACGTATTCTCGCGGCGCTTTTTATGGTGCTGGCCAACCGCTATGACTGGCAGCTGTTCCTTGAAGTGACCGGCCCGGGCGGCAGCGGCAAGAGCGTGATGGCAGCCATTGCCCGGTTGCTGGCAGGAAGTGACAACACCACCTCCGCCACCATCGACAACCTGGAGTCGGCGCGCGAACGGGCTTCGGTGGTCGGCTACTCGCTGATACTCCTGCCCGATCAGGAGAAGTGGAGCGGTGACGGGGCGGGTATCAAGGCCATCACCGGCGGCGATGCGGTCGCCATCGACCCCAAATACCGTGACGCCTACGCCGCCCACATCTCGGCAGTGATACTGGCGGTCAACAACAACCCGATGCAGTTCAGCGACCGCAGCGGCGGGGTCTCCCGGCGGCGGGTGATTATCACCTTCCCGGACGCGATACCGCTGGCAGAACGTGACCCGCAGCTGCTGGACAAAATCACCCAGGAGCTGGCGGTGATTGTGCGTCACCTGATGCAGCGCTTCGCCAACCCGAACGAGGCCCGCACCCTGCTCCAGGCGCAGCAAAGCTCGGACGAGGCGCTGACTATCAAGCGTCAGGCCGATCCGCTGGTCGATTTTTGTGGTTACCTGACGGTGCTGGGTACCCCGGAAGGGATGATGATAGGCAACGCCAACATCACCCCGCCGAACCCGCGCCGCTACCTCTACCACGCCTACCTGTCGTTTATGGCCGCACGGGGCTATCAGCACGTGATGAACCTGACGGCCTTTGGCCTGGCGGTGCCGCAGACGCTGAGAGAGTATGAGAAAACCCTGCTCAAACGTAAAACCCGGCTGGGGATGCAGACCAATGTGGTATTGAGTGAAGAGTGCGAAGCGGACTGGCTGCCGAAATGTGGGGCGCTGTGACGATGAGCAGGACGATCGGCCGGGCCGATCAATTGTCCTTTATTGATCTGCCGAACCCATTGGACGCTCACTCGCCGCACCGCCTATAGTGACAGTGAAAAATACGCAGCAACACCAGGGCATTACCCCGGCCGCAGAGCGGCCGGTATCATAACGACAAGCGCTCCCAAACCGGCTCAGGCCGGTTTTTTTATATCCTCGTTTCGCCCCCCCTATTGACGCTGTACTGAGTCGCAGGACAGCCCGACAGTCAGTCGGATGAGGGAGCGGCGGGAGGCTTAACCACCGCGCCCCGGCGTTGCCCCTGCGTCGGCATCACCACCCCCCAGGGATAGGCCGGTTGCTGTTCTTTCTCGTATTGATAAACAATGAGCTGCGCCAGATTGCGATTGTCATAACGGCGGCCAAAATTGAGCGCAATACTGCTGGGGGCGGCCAGAATCACGTGGATGCGTTCGGCGCCGCACGCCGTCAGCATTTTGACCTGTTCGATAAATTGCAGCGCCAGCCGGGTTTGTTTGGACAGCGACCAGTGATTACCGAGCGTTGTGGCATTCAGCGAGAGATGCGACAGCGGGTAGGCGGGGAAGGTTTGGCGTATGGCCGTAATGTCGGCCTGGTAGGACACCGAGACCGCCAGCACCACATCTTTGGCCGCTGAGGTGACGAGGCTTTCCATCAGGGTAAAATCGGCGCCGTCGTCGTCGGCCTCGTTGTCAATCAACCGCCAGGCCTCTTGCGCTCTGTCCCAGTCATAGACGCAAACCGGGCCATTGTCATCGAGAATGGCGCCAATGTAGAAGGTGAACGGAACCGGCAATTGCCCGCCGTACACCAGCGTCAAATCCTGATGGTCGATACCGTCAATGCGGGTGGCGATATTGCTGGCCAGCGTGCTGATATTGTCGTCAAAGGCCTCTTCCGGGTGACTGATTGCGCCATCCCGCATCCGCTGCGTCATATCGAGGGTTA
Above is a window of Serratia nematodiphila DZ0503SBS1 DNA encoding:
- a CDS encoding primase-helicase zinc-binding domain-containing protein is translated as MSAQFVSQTVRTATGHWPVILPALGIALQPNGKPQPCPTCGGKDRFRFDNQDGRGTWFCNQCGAGDGLNLVEKALSLSAKAAAEQVAAVMGNNASALPPAAETGHASQKTGGQDKAEAQRKAARQAQALVAAAQRQTGNAYLSAKGWPEAEALTLQGQPLRVGGITFQPGDLLLPLHNAGGEVVNVQLINASGDKRMLAGGQVKATCHTLCGPDNAVIWLSEGYATGLTVHRLTGETVCVALSANNLAAVAQQLRSHYPDARLLLAADNDRSGTGQTRAAEAATLTGGIPALPPTEGDWNDIYCQQGTEATRAQLQAFSQPPQPSPFDTLSDADLKAMSASEKAELLAEHYGNTLAVPPVGEELCRYTRGAWQVLPHRQLSREIAALFQKVRAPFSAAGINSILDTLKLMVPQMGEPARRLIGFRNGVFDTVSGQFSAHRQAHWLRTVNSVDYTPPRAEENLADHAPHFWQWLARAAGGNYDKQERILAALFMVLANRYDWQLFLEVTGPGGSGKSVMAAIARLLAGSDNTTSATIDNLESARERASVVGYSLILLPDQEKWSGDGAGIKAITGGDAVAIDPKYRDAYAAHISAVILAVNNNPMQFSDRSGGVSRRRVIITFPDAIPLAERDPQLLDKITQELAVIVRHLMQRFANPNEARTLLQAQQSSDEALTIKRQADPLVDFCGYLTVLGTPEGMMIGNANITPPNPRRYLYHAYLSFMAARGYQHVMNLTAFGLAVPQTLREYEKTLLKRKTRLGMQTNVVLSEECEADWLPKCGAL
- a CDS encoding SAVED domain-containing protein, yielding METVKYILIKLVDWKTRQRKIQYLIMLLGAGLLGGNNLLGQALTLEKGDARFSLAVSEGNVITDYVVNFVAVFIILGGFVWLLVDAYREAKVTVRKKGVVIEGRALRKVATTPLHKTVSRHFNGKIDALTLDMTQRMRDGAISHPEEAFDDNISTLASNIATRIDGIDHQDLTLVYGGQLPVPFTFYIGAILDDNGPVCVYDWDRAQEAWRLIDNEADDDGADFTLMESLVTSAAKDVVLAVSVSYQADITAIRQTFPAYPLSHLSLNATTLGNHWSLSKQTRLALQFIEQVKMLTACGAERIHVILAAPSSIALNFGRRYDNRNLAQLIVYQYEKEQQPAYPWGVVMPTQGQRRGAVVKPPAAPSSD